The region CTACCCTTCGGGTGACGAAAGCTGCAGATTGTCAGCAAAAAAATATCTAAATTAGAGTATTCAGCCATCCATAATCACCAGCGTATGGCTAGTGGTAGATGTTTCAGTCGCTAAAATGACTTTTCATCAAGTTTCATGCTCATTTACGCCATCTGTATTAATCACCAATTCATGAAAACGTTCGAGAACCATAAACACTGGTGAGATACCTCTACCAGTCATGCTCTGGAGCAATTTTGGAATACGGCTGCTTTAGGCTCAATTCAGATATCAGAGTTGCATGGTCAAAATACGGAACATGGTTTCAAGATAGTCCACAAACCTCCTGACCCAAAGTCAGGAGTCTTATATATGCCTGAGCCTGCTGTGTTTGGGTCAGGAGATTCGCAGGTCTGGGAAATCCCAGTCCGTGCTCAGCCTTAGACCAAGGCCACTGTACAAGAGACAACCAATACAAAAGCTTAGAATACAAGGCAATCAATAATACAGGAATACAGTTTAGGACACTTAGAATTAtacattcaattttttttataagCAAAAGAAAAAACATCCACACACTGTATATGTGCAAAGACATCCATGTTGTAGTTTGCCTCTAGGACTCAGACTCATTTGGCTATAAAGGTCACTTTATTGAGGTGAATTAATAAAACGGAAGGAGACGTTGAGAGAGGTGGCTCCCCTCCGAAGCCAGGAACCATTGTTGGCAGAGGTGATCTCTTCCTGAGTGCGTAGCTGTAGCTGTGTAACCACAGTGAAGTCCCCAAGCTGTTGGTCATCTTCATGACTGTCCGAAGTAGTTCCTGAATTCCTTCATAATGCGTTTGCACCACCCTTCAAAAAGCTTACATATGTGGTGGGTCGTGTTCCACCACAGCTCACGCAAGCCATAAACTTCCTAAAGGTACAAATTTCTCATAGTAAATAGCACCTAAGCATATTGGACCCTCTGAACCTCTTGCagaaaaaataactttttattCCCTGTCTCACTTTTTTTTTCAAGTTTTCTCCTAAACGTGGAGAAACATTATGTCCATGATGGATCATATCCTCCCCAGTTTTGAGGAGGTGCCAAAAACACCCTTCTACCCCTATGAGTAAAAGAAACAACTCCCATGTAAGCTACACGCGCCACCCCTGACTTCAGGTCATCCATTACACCAAAGGCCCTGGCCAAAGCCTTAAAAGTGTCTCTAGTTGTGTATTCCACCCTTACCGTCCTACCACCGGGCACTTGTCCTTGAAGAACTTCTTCTGCCCGAACTTTGGATGACCCATAAACTTGTTCCATAAACCAGGGATCATACTTTTCTTTTAAGAGGTATGAAAGGTCTATTTTTGTGAAGGCCACTGGGTCCTGGTTCAGTTTGATGAATCTCAGATGCTGGTCAAAAAACTGACCCTGGCTGACGCCTTTCCTTCCAAAGGTTCTGGTGCGAGGCAACTCAGGCCGTACACATGCCCTACCAAGTCTCTGCTCAGGTCGCCTGACCCAATCATCCCAAAAGGCTGCTGGCCACTTAACCTCAAGTTCTTCCCATAGCTCCCGAAGCAGCAGCCACCCAAGGCCTGGAAAAAAGTCAGAACGATGAAGGATGGAGCTGCCCTTGGCTTCCACCAGGGCCTCTTTCCCATTATCATTCCAAGCAGAGATGCACCACAGTGTGGGATCCTTTAGTAGAAGGTAATGTGTACTGAGGAAGTATTCGTAGAAATCAGGAGCCACTTCCAGATCATCTTCTACTACGATGACAGACTTGTAACCCATGACCTTAAAGATCTGAAAAAGATAAGCGAGTTGTCAGATGCcatctttatttaccatattctTTTTTTCTGGAGAAGCAGACCTCACTAGAGAACTCATACTGGTGTTAAAGCACTGTGTGGTGAACATGTTACATTACCTACAGGCTGTACTATGCTCCCGAGCTTCATTCTCAATACTCCTAGTGTCACAAGTAAAATCTCTGAGGACTTTGATTCTCCTGTGATTCTGGATTATTAGACTAGACTAATGTTGGAGAAAGATCACCTTCCTTATTGAGGTTTAACAAAATTGTTATAATTGTGTCTGTCAACAAGTTTGTTTCAGAAAGCAACCAGCAGAGTTGCGATTACTGCTCTGAAGTATAATGTCAGGATTGGAACAAGAGAAAGAGTGAAATGGATTTACAGAGTAACTTATCCCCACATGTAAAAATGCTACAATCCCCTTCTGTTTCTGAGATACAGtacagtgcaaaagttttaggcaagtgttgaacaaatgatgcaaaaaaaagattattaaaaaaaaaataataaaaaaatgtttattcactttgcattaACAAAAGAGGAATCTAAATCCCACCAATATCTAGTGTGACCGCCCTTTACAATCACAACAGCATCACACATCAATTCTTCTCGGTCACTTGCACACAGATTTTGAAGAAACTCAGCAGGAGGTTGTGCCAAACATCctggagaactgaccccagatcttctgtgtctgaaacttgtgcggatccttctgtatcttcatgtgatcccagacagactggataatgtgagatcagggctctgtgtggcTGGATCATCATCCCCAGGACTCCTCGTTCTTAATGACACTGGTtggatgtttggggttgttgtccgGCTGCAAAATTAATTTGGAGCTAATCGGGAGCTTcccgatggtattacatgatggattaGTATCCgcttgtatttctcagcattgaagacaccaagaaatgggcaacagtCACAGAAttcagccaaggaaacttagtgcagcagatgagacatcgtGTTACTTCCATTTCAAATCAAAAaggtgtccagcagtgccatcagctaagAACTGGCAGCATCTAGATATGTACACCTACTGTTTGGGGAAGTCGGGACAGaagtggccttcatggaagaattgcagtaaaaaaaacaaacaaaaacactttCTACTTGGACACAAGAACTAGTGACTCAACTATAtatgaaaacataggaactggggtgcagaaaaatgtcAGCAGGAGCGCTGGACCGAGGAGTCACAATGTGATATATTTGACTACCTGAAGCAGATTGTTCCAAAGGGGCTGGACACACAATAATGAGGGTCTGCGGGAATGGTGCATCGTGGTGGAGGGTCCTGCAAGTTtgtggctgcatttcagcaaaatggagttggggatttggtcagaATTATTGATGTCCTCAATACTGAGAAATCCTGGCAGTTACTTattcatcatgtaataccatcaggaggCGTCTGATTGGCTGGATTTTTGGGGTCATCGTACGATTGAATAAACTGGAGCTAATGTCTTAAAGAAGGAGAactggaagtgatgatccggccctGGAGccttgatctcacatcatccaggatgtcacaagaagagacagaaggatccgcacaagcctcatacacagaagatctggggtcaggtctccaagatgtttggaataatCTCCTGCCGAGTCACTTCTTAACCTGTGGAACTGTAACTAGCAGTGATGAAGGTAAAGGGCTGCCATCAAATATTGAagggatttagatttctcttttgttctgtCACTTTCTATTTTGTTAATCGATAGCCTATTACTACTTCTATTTTTGAATGTTTCTTACTCTGCAGCATTTTCACCACACCTGCCTCAAACATTTGCACAGTAGCCGATAGGCAAATATGTTCTCTCTTTATTCTTTCAGATTACGCACTGTACTTACACTTTGATCATGGAAAGGTCACTAGAAGGCGACCACGCTCAGAGGAGTACTTACAattaggaaggtgcacagaacacttACCTTTCTTAAGCCCAGGCTTATAAAATGATCTCTGTTTAGGAGGTGAGCACCATGTCTTATCTGTGAATGATGATGAATACACTGACCTTCCTGCCCAATTTAAGCAATAGGAGAAGCGAAAATAGCAGTAGTGAAATTTCGATGGTACCTGGTGGGTTTTAGGCACGCTGGACTGTCAATGATGACCGTTAAGGATACAGCTAGGGGTCCGATCTCTGGGACCTCCACCAATCCTAAGAATGAAGGGCTAAGATGAAGATCCAGAGCTGCTTTCCCTTCAACTGCACAGTAGTAGGCGGCTGGGACAGCCCTGTGCAGAAGAAAAACCGAGGAGGAACACAACAGCCCCTTACTCTCAGGCTTGATGGAGGGCAGACTGCTGGCAATCATTAAAGGGGCAGTGGAGTACACTTCCCTACCATATGTATgtgtttgttcttttttttaaGCCAATTAACTCAATTAAAGTCACAGCATTTCCTATTCATTTGCcaccacttaaggccccgtctcacacagcgacgctgcagcgatacagacaacgatgctgatcgctgcagcgtcgctgttttgtcgctgtgtggtcgctggggagctgtcacacagacagctctctccagcgaccaacgatcaggggaacgacttcggcatcgttgaaactgtcttcaacgatgccgaagtccccctgcagcacccgggtaaccagggtaaacatcgggttactaagcgcagggccgcgcttagtaacccgatgtttaccctggttaccaaaaaaaacaaacactacatactcaccatctgttgcccgtcaggtcccttggcgtctgcttcccgctctgactgtatgccgccgtacagtgagagcagagcgcagcggtgacgtcactgctgtgctctcactttacggcggcagtcagagcaggaagcagacgccaagggacctgacgggcaacagatggtgagtatgtactgtttgttttttttggtaaccagggtaaacatcgggttactaagcgcggccctgcgcttagtaacccgatgtttaccctggttaccagtgaagacatcgctggatcggtgtcacacacaccgattgagcgatgtcagcgggacctcaacgaccaaaaaaaggtccaggccattccgacacgaccagcgatctcgcagcaggggcctgatcgctggtacgtgtcacacatagcgagatcgctactgaggtcgctgttgcgtcacaaaacttgtgactcagcagcgatctcgctatgtgagacggggcctttactgcgaAAGTAACACCCCTTTAAGCATTGCTCTTTCCGACTTGGTGGCTTAATAAAGGTCAGGTTATGGGTTGATGCTGGTCAAAGAATTTTCTGTTGAAGTATTCTGGTGTGAGGACGCTGTGGACTCACTCTACATGGGAGATATTGTGGTGAAGAAGGTGCCTGGAAAGGATAAACACAAAGTTGCATGTACGATATGCAGACATACCTGGTTAAGCGCCCATCTATAGTGCCTGGAGATTTTATAATAGCCCTGAAACTTTCTATGTTCTGGGGGAGCAGGGACCTCGGAGAGGTCAGGCTGATTGATGTGAGTGATAGCATCTCCGTAGGAGTTAATAACTCTTGCAGTTTCGGCATGGCCGCAGTCCTGGCTTACAACGATGGGAAACTGCTCTGCTGAGGGCCGGAACTTGAGCAGCGAGTCCAGGCACTTCCTCACAGAGGGCCGATCACATGCTACAACAAGAACTGGAATGACTGGTGACTGAGAGTCAGAGGCCACAGGTGTTGGCGATGGAAGAGAGGCATTTAGGAGCCGCTGAGGCAACTCAGGTCCATGGGCAGCATTTGGCGGAGCGGGCCGGCGGTTAAGCAACCCGCTATAGTGATGGATTTGTTGGAGAAGCCCCTTCTGTTTCTCTAACTCAGCTTCTGCTTCTTCAGCAAGTCTGATTACATGTGCCGTAAGGTCTGAAGCGTCGGGAGTCTTTGGACGGCTCATGAGGTAGAGTAGAAGAATGGCATTCCATGAAATAAACAGGGCCGCCCCCCAGGCCGCCACGCTAACCTTGCGCGGCATTCCCCTGGGGGGTCCCAGTAAGTACTTAGATGGGCGAGCTCTCAAAGCAATGGATGTGCCACTTTCAAAATCACGGAAGACTGAAGATTTGCTGTTTGACCCT is a window of Ranitomeya variabilis isolate aRanVar5 chromosome 2, aRanVar5.hap1, whole genome shotgun sequence DNA encoding:
- the MGAT1 gene encoding alpha-1,3-mannosyl-glycoprotein 2-beta-N-acetylglucosaminyltransferase, coding for MPRKVSVAAWGAALFISWNAILLLYLMSRPKTPDASDLTAHVIRLAEEAEAELEKQKGLLQQIHHYSGLLNRRPAPPNAAHGPELPQRLLNASLPSPTPVASDSQSPVIPVLVVACDRPSVRKCLDSLLKFRPSAEQFPIVVSQDCGHAETARVINSYGDAITHINQPDLSEVPAPPEHRKFQGYYKISRHYRWALNQIFKVMGYKSVIVVEDDLEVAPDFYEYFLSTHYLLLKDPTLWCISAWNDNGKEALVEAKGSSILHRSDFFPGLGWLLLRELWEELEVKWPAAFWDDWVRRPEQRLGRACVRPELPRTRTFGRKGVSQGQFFDQHLRFIKLNQDPVAFTKIDLSYLLKEKYDPWFMEQVYGSSKVRAEEVLQGQVPGGRTVRVEYTTRDTFKALARAFGVMDDLKSGVARVAYMGVVSFTHRGRRVFLAPPQNWGGYDPSWT